A single genomic interval of Malania oleifera isolate guangnan ecotype guangnan chromosome 11, ASM2987363v1, whole genome shotgun sequence harbors:
- the LOC131168406 gene encoding importin subunit alpha-9: protein MADEGLASHRRDPIKSSSVGNAAARRRQHAVTVAKERREALVRTKRLCRVGISGDSDALLESEMMIEEEQSILDAQTSSSVEELKSAVAYLGKGAMQKRVTALRELRRLLSRSEFPPVEAAVKAGVVPILVQCLSFGSPDEQLLEASWCLTNIAAGKPEETKALLPALPLLIAHLGEKSSLPVAEQCAWALGNVAGEGEELRNILLSQGALPPLARMLLPNKGSTVRTAAWALSNLIKGPDSKAATELIKIEGVLDAVIRHLRKADEELATEVAWVVVYLSALSNVATSMLVKSGILQILVERLTTSNCLQLLIPVLRSLGNLVAGDAHTTYVVLVAGHEVTDNVIAALVKCLKSEHRVLKKEAAWVLSNIAAGSVEQKQLIYSSEAVPLLLRLLSTAPFDIRKEVAYALGNLCVAPTESAGRPNLILEHLVSLVGRGCLPGFIELIRSADTEAARLGLQFMELVLRGMPNGEGPKLVEREDGIDAMERFQFHENEDLRNMANGLVDKYFGEDYGLEE, encoded by the exons ATGGCGGATGAAGGTTTGGCTTCTCACAGAAGAGATCCTATTAAGTCTTCTTCAG TTGGAAATGCTGCGGCGCGCAGACGGCAACATGCAGTTACAGTTGCAAAGGAAAGGAGAGAGGCACTGGTGCGCACCAAGCGCCTTTGCAGAGTGGGGATTAGTGGTGATAGTGATGCTCTCCTTGAAAGTGAGATGATGATCGAGGAAGAGCAGTCAATTTTGGATGCTCAGACTTCTTCATCTGTGGAGGAATTAAAGTCTGCAGTTGCCTACCT GGGGAAAGGTGCAATGCAGAAAAGGGTAACTGCCCTTCGTGAATTAAGGCGCTTATTGTCAAGATCTGAATTCCCTCCCGTTGAAGCGGCTGTTAAAGCTGGAGTAGTGCCTATTCTGGTGCAATGTCTTTCATTTGGTTCTCCAGATGAACAG TTGCTTGAAGCATCTTGGTGCCTTACCAATATTGCAGCAGGGAAACCAGAAGAGACGAAAGCTTTGTTGCCTGCATTACCTTTGCTCATTGCTCATCTTGGAG AGAAGAGTTCCTTGCCTGTTGCTGAGCAGTGTGCATGGGCATTGGGTAATGTTGCGGGTGAAGGAGAGGAACTGAGAAATATCTTGCTATCACAGGGAGCCCTCCCACCACTTGCAAGAATGTTGCTGCCAAACAAGGGTTCAACTGTGCGAACAGCTGCTTGGGCTTTGTCAAACCTGATCAAG GGACCAGATTCTAAAGCTGCAACAGAACTCATAAAAATTGAAGGTGTACTGGATGCAGTTATTCGACATTTAAGAAAAGC GGATGAGGAGTTGGCGACTGAAGTAGCCTGGGTAGTTGTGTATCTCTCAGCGCTTTCAAATGTTGCTACTAGTATGCTGGTGAAGAGTGGTATCCTTCAAATACTGGTGGAAAGATTGACAACATCAAACTGTTTGCAATTGCTTATACCG GTGCTGCGAAGTTTGGGTAATCTTGTGGCTGGGGATGCTCACACAACTTATGTCGTTCTTGTTGCTGGTCATGAAGTCACAG ATAATGTTATAGCAGCACTGGTAAAATGTTTGAAGAGCGAGCACCGGGTCTTGAAAAAG GAAGCAGCTTGGGTGCTATCTAATATAGCGGCTGGTTCTGTGGAGCAAAAGCAGTTGATATATTCAAGTGAGGCAGTGCCCTTGTTGTTGCGCCTCCTTTCAACTGCTCCATTTGATATAAGAAAAGAAGTAGCATATGCGCTAGGTAATCTCTGTGTTGCCCCCACAGAAAGTGCTGGAAGGCCTAATCTGATTCTGGAGCATTTGGTTTCACTTGTTGGTAGAGGTTGTCTTCCTGGTTTTATCGAGTTGATTAGGTCTGCAGATACTGAAGCTGCAAGACTTGGACTGCAATTCATGGAGTTG GTCTTGAGGGGTATGCCAAACGGTGAGGGCCCAAAGCTCGTAGAGAGAGAGGACGGGATCGATGCAATGGAAAGATTCCAATTTCACGAAAATGAAGACCTTCGAAACATGGCAAATGGGTTGGTTGATAAGTATTTTGGTGAGGATTACGGGCTGGAAGAGTGA